The Desulfurobacterium atlanticum nucleotide sequence GGTATGAATGGGAGAACGCCTTTTGAGGTTTTAAAGAGTAAGTGGGATTGTTTGTTTAATCTTAATGTTGCTTGTTTCCCTGTTGTGCTGCTTGAGGATGTTTTTGTGGTGGCTAATAGGCTGGGGGTATTGGAAAAGGGTGGGGAGAATGTGCTCACCCCCTACCTTTTACAAGATTGTTTTAAACTTTCATTTAACTTCAGAAAAATGAAACTTTTCGGTTGTGAAACAATCTCAGAATGGCTTTTTGTCATTCTAAAAATAAAGTTCAATAAAATTTCCTTAAAGCTCAAAGTTTTCCTCCAAATACCATTCGGTTTTACTTATGCTAAAATTCCAGTTAGCAAGCTGGAGAAGATAATCTGGAGTAAGGAATGAACATAGAAAAAATAATAAAAGTCCATGATAACCCACAGAAGCTGATAGAATTCATAAAGGCAATCACTCTGAAAGATAGGAAAATAAAAATAATGAACGTTTGCGGCTCTCACGAACACACAATAACCTTCAGCGGTATGAGAAGTGTTCTCCCAGAAAACATTGAACTTGTCCCAGGACCCGGCTGTCCGGTATGCGTATGTTCTGAAAGCGATATAATAAACGCAATTAACCTATCAAAGAGAGACGACACCATTCTTGTAACTTACGGAGATATGTTGAGGGTTCCAACAAAAATAGGCTCAATAAGAACGGAAGGGAAAAACTACAAAATGGTAAGTGCTCCGCATGAGATCATAAAAATCGCAAAAGAAAATCCGGACAAACATATAGTGTTTTTCTCCATAGGTTTTGAAACAACTACAGCTCCAACGGCTGCACTGATAGAAATGGATCTGCCTGAAAATGTGTCTATACTCACCGCACAAAAATTAACTCCAGAAATAATGGAGCTTCTTGTAAAAGATTCTGAGGTAGGAGTTGATGCTTTCGTAGCACCAGGACATGTATCAGCTATCGTTGGAGCTAAAGCGTGGAAAAAATTCCCGGAAAAATACAAAATACCAACAGTAGTAGCAGGTTTTGAGCCTGAAAACTTACTGCTTGCAATAGCCGTTATTCTTCTTCAAATAAAAGAAAACCAGTGTGAACTTAAAAACGTTTATAAAGGCGTGGCAAAGGAAGAAGGCAATAAAAAAGCTTTGCAACTTATATACAAATATTTTCAGAAAGCAGATGTAAACTGGAGAGGAATAGGTTATATTCCAGAATCTGGGCTTGAGTTTAAAGAAAAATATAACCACCTAAACACAAAGAAAATTTTTAATCTACCTGAAATTAAAGAAGAAAAGATACTCGGATGTATATGTGACAGAATTATTTTAGGCAAAGCTTATCCAGATGAATGTAAACTTTTTGGAACAGTATGTACCCCAAGAAATCCTAAGGGTCCATGCATGGTATCTTTAGAAGGCGCCTGCAATATATGGTATAAAGCTGGGAGGAAATAGGAGTAGAAAGGAGTATGGAAAAAGTTATTAAAATACTGATAGTTGATGATGAACCTTTCAACGTAAATCTTATGGATAAACTTGTAAGAAAAGCTATAAAAAGGTCATTCTCTATTTTTGATTTTAAAATAACCAAAACTGTCTCCCCTACAGAAGCGCTCGAAAGTATAAAAAGCAGTCCTCCTCACCTTTTAATAACAGACATTATGATGCCTGAAATTGATGGATACCAATTAATAAAAGAAGTCAGAAAGCTGTATAACATGGAAGAGCTGAAAATAATTGTAGTTACAAGTCTTGAAGACAGAGACTCAAGAATACGGGCACTCCTTGCAGGTGCAAATGACTACACTGTTAAGCCAGTTGACGCCGTTGAATTTCCAATAAGAATAATGAACAATATTAAATTGATAGAAAACTATCTCCTTTTGAAAGATAGAACACTGCTTCTTGAAAATGCAGTCAAGGAAGCCACAAAGGAGATAAGAGAAAGAGAAAGAGAAATAATATTTAGACTCGCAGAAGCCACAGAATATAAAGATGCTTTCACAGGAAACCACATCCATAGAGTCGCAGAATACTGCAAGCTGATAGCAGAAGGATATGGATGTGATAAAAGTTTTATTGAGAGCATCTATATCGCATCCCCACTCCATGACATCGGTAAAATTGCCATTCCCGAGAAAATTCTTGGAAAACCAGGAAAACTTACTCAAGAGGAATTTGAAATTATGAAAAAACATACCATATACGGGGCAAACCTTCTTAAAGGAACAAAAATTCCCCTTCTTCAATTTGCCCAGAAAGTTGCGTTATACCACCACGAAAAATGGAACGGAAAAGGTTATCCTGAGGGTCTTAAAGAGAAAGAGATACCTCTTGAAGCACGAATCACTGCAATTGCAGATGTTTTTGATGCACTAACATCTGTAAGGCCATACAAAAAAGCTTTCCCGTTTGAAAAAGCGATGGAGATAATTAAGGAGGAAATCGGTAAAAGCTTTGACCCTGAACTTGCTACAATATTTATAGAGGAAGAAAAGGAAGTTTATAAAATATATAAAACATTTAGTTCTCTAAAAGGGGAAGTGGAGGATGCAACAGTATAAACCTGATGAAATAAGAAAATTTCTTGAAAAAAAGATAAAACCAGTAGCTGAAAAAAGATTTATTGAGTTTGGAATGGATAAAGAGGAAGCTGAAGAACTAATAGAAGAGGGAATAGATTCTATATTTAGTAAAATATTCTTGATAGAAAAATTTCTTAAAGATAAAAATTATAAGGCACTTATAAAACTTACTCATTCTATAAAAGGAGTTCTTTTAAACCTTGGACTTGAGAATGAAGCAGAAGCTTTTAAAAAAGTAAAGCATATGTATGAAAACGGAAAAAATTACATAGAAATAGAAACTCAAACCAGAAAAGCCATTAAAATGCTATTAAATGAAGGAAAATAATGCGTTCACTATCTCTAAAAGTTAAACTTTTTCTCATTTTAACAATTTCTCTGATGGCTTTCTTACTAAATTTCACATTCATTATTCATTCAACTTACAAAGAGTACAAAACTGCAAAAATTGAGCAAGAATATACAATAATGGCAAAAAGTCTTATAGAACTCATTCATGAAATCGCCAAAGAAAGGGGACTTTCAACAGTATATGTAGCATCAAGAAGAGATTTTTTTAAAAACAAAATGCTTATAGAAAGAAACATTTTAGACGGAAAACTGGTAAAGTTTGAAGATTCTTTAAAAAAGAGCAACCTCACAATTGCAAAAAAAATAACTGAGATTCTTCAAAAGGAAAAAGAGAAATTATATAAAATCAGAAACAAAACAGTAATAGATGCAGAAAGAACCAATTACGTAGAAGTATTCAACTTTTACTCTGGGCTGATTGAAAGTTTATACACTTTCTTCAAAAACTCTAAAATATTGTCGGGCAACTTTGAGCATGAAATATATCCCCTTGACAGATTAAAAAACATAGAAGGAAAATTAAGAGCATTTATAGCTGTGGGACTTGCTACAAAAATTGATAATCTAATAATTCAAAAAATAAACGAATACTGTAACGAAAAAAAACTCATTTTTACATCTCATATAACAGAAGATTTAAACAAAATCCTTCAAAGAAGAGTATATAAAACTCCAATCGGTATAAAAATCCATCAAATAATAACAAAACTTAAAAATGGAGAGAAAGTAAATATCACTCCTGAAGAATGGTGGAAAATAAAAACCAGACAGATAGATGAACTGTATAAAATTGAATTAAACATTATAGATCACACTCTTAAAACAATTTCCACAAAACAAGAAATTTTAAGAAAAAGACTTATCGGGGAATTTTTTTTTCTTTTTTATATTTCTTGCATCATTGATAACTCTGGTTGTTCTAACTTTAAAAGATGTATATAGAAATATTGATGACTTAAAAATTGTTTTATCATCAGCTGTCAAAGGAAATTTTGATTTGAAAATGAACGAAAACACACCTGGAGAACTGGGAGAAATCGCTAAAAGTATCAACAAACTCCTTGAAATATTTAAGAAATTTACATATAACGAAAAAATATTTATAGCTTCCGTATCCCATGAACTCAGAACCCCTTTAAATGGAATAATAGGCTTCTTAAACCTTCTACTTCAAAGCAATCTATCAAAAGAGCAACAAATGTATGTTGAAAATGCGGAGAAATCTGCAAGGCAGCTGCTTGAACTTATAGAAGACCTTCTTGACACAACAAAAATTCAAACCGGGCAGATAGAAATAAGAAAAGAAGAATTTGATTTAAACCAGATTATCCAGGAAGTCATAGCGACTGTTTCTTCACGGAAAAAAGCCAAATCCTTGAAATTTATCAATAAAATTCCAAATTTTCCGAATATTTTTATAGGAGATAAAAAAAGAGTAAAACAGATCCTTCTTAATCTTCTCTCTAACGCATTTAAATACACAAAAGAAGGTTTTATAGAGCTTGGAATTAAAGATATAAAGGAAACTGACAAAAATACAATCATTACATTTTACATAAAAGACACAGGAATAGGCATTCCAAAAGAAAAACAGAAAGAGATGTTTAAGCCGTTTGTAAGAATCCACTCTCAGGAAACAAAAGAAATAAAAGGCACGGGACTTGGACTTTACATATCAAAATCTCTTGCAAAACTTATGGGGGGAGACATCTGGTTTGAATCTGAAGAAGGGAAAGGAACAACATTTTACTTTAAAATTCCTTTAGAAAAAGGGCGGAAAAAAACAGAAGAAGAACTAAAGGCACTTCAAATTAAACCTCCAGCAGAAAAAAAATTGGATAATTTTTCAAACATTAAAATCCTTGCAGCAGAAGATGAACCTATAAACAGAAAACTTCTTCAAAAGATATTTGAGAAAAACTTCAATATAAAAGACATTGACATAGTAGAAAACGGATTTGAAGCTTACAAAAAAGCTATAAAAAACAATTACGATATAATCTTTCTTGACATACAAATGCCTGTAATGGATGGATTTGAAGCTCTGGAGAGAATAAGAAAAGCCGGAATTAAAACTCCTGTCTATATGCTTACTGCTGATGCTTACAAGGACACAGAGACAAAAGCTATGAAACTTGGAGCCAACGGCTATATTACAAAACCCATAGAATTAGACAAACTGACAGAAATTCTAAGAGAAATAAAGAAAAAATAAGCTAAAATTGAACCCACCTGCATGTGTGGAGGTTAAGGTGAAAAATTACCTGCTTTTTATTTTTATTTTGATATCAGTTTCATCGTTTGGCACATGCGGGAGAAAAGGAGACCCCCTTCCCCCAAGAATCTTTGAACCTGCTACTGTAAATAAATTAAACTATCAGCAGGTGATTTTAAAACCGCTAATATACTGGAACCCTCCTTCAAAATTTATAGACGGTGAACCTATCCCGAAAAATTCTATAAAAAATCTTAAATACCTTATTGACATCAATTTTGGAGAAAAAAAAGCGGTAACAGATAAACTTTACTTTTTGGACGGTGAAAGGAAAATGGGAGAAAAAGTTTGTTATAGGGTTGCAGCTATTTACAAAAAGGAAAAGGGAGAATTTTCTGAACCTGTTTGTTTTAAAATAGAAAAACCTATCAAAGAAAAACCTTCTGTAGGAGAAACTTTTGCTGGTGATGAAACGGTTAAAATTTTATTTAGAACACCGACCCTTCACCCTATAGAAATCTTTAGAACAGAAAAAAAGAAACC carries:
- a CDS encoding fibronectin type III domain-containing protein yields the protein MKNYLLFIFILISVSSFGTCGRKGDPLPPRIFEPATVNKLNYQQVILKPLIYWNPPSKFIDGEPIPKNSIKNLKYLIDINFGEKKAVTDKLYFLDGERKMGEKVCYRVAAIYKKEKGEFSEPVCFKIEKPIKEKPSVGETFAGDETVKILFRTPTLHPIEIFRTEKKKPFSVIKPYAIINNATFVDKKVINGKTYIYKFRYAENRLKGPFTEPVQLTPEDNIPPEPPKNPVLVRLDNSTCIIVWEPSPSKDTVYYTIFLNDKELGKTENLYFQTTCKKGIFKVIAVDKAGNLSIPEAVKRR
- a CDS encoding nitrate- and nitrite sensing domain-containing protein → MRSLSLKVKLFLILTISLMAFLLNFTFIIHSTYKEYKTAKIEQEYTIMAKSLIELIHEIAKERGLSTVYVASRRDFFKNKMLIERNILDGKLVKFEDSLKKSNLTIAKKITEILQKEKEKLYKIRNKTVIDAERTNYVEVFNFYSGLIESLYTFFKNSKILSGNFEHEIYPLDRLKNIEGKLRAFIAVGLATKIDNLIIQKINEYCNEKKLIFTSHITEDLNKILQRRVYKTPIGIKIHQIITKLKNGEKVNITPEEWWKIKTRQIDELYKIELNIIDHTLKTISTKQEILRKRLIGEFFFLFYISCIIDNSGCSNFKRCI
- the hypD gene encoding hydrogenase formation protein HypD — translated: MNIEKIIKVHDNPQKLIEFIKAITLKDRKIKIMNVCGSHEHTITFSGMRSVLPENIELVPGPGCPVCVCSESDIINAINLSKRDDTILVTYGDMLRVPTKIGSIRTEGKNYKMVSAPHEIIKIAKENPDKHIVFFSIGFETTTAPTAALIEMDLPENVSILTAQKLTPEIMELLVKDSEVGVDAFVAPGHVSAIVGAKAWKKFPEKYKIPTVVAGFEPENLLLAIAVILLQIKENQCELKNVYKGVAKEEGNKKALQLIYKYFQKADVNWRGIGYIPESGLEFKEKYNHLNTKKIFNLPEIKEEKILGCICDRIILGKAYPDECKLFGTVCTPRNPKGPCMVSLEGACNIWYKAGRK
- a CDS encoding ATP-binding protein, which translates into the protein MNENTPGELGEIAKSINKLLEIFKKFTYNEKIFIASVSHELRTPLNGIIGFLNLLLQSNLSKEQQMYVENAEKSARQLLELIEDLLDTTKIQTGQIEIRKEEFDLNQIIQEVIATVSSRKKAKSLKFINKIPNFPNIFIGDKKRVKQILLNLLSNAFKYTKEGFIELGIKDIKETDKNTIITFYIKDTGIGIPKEKQKEMFKPFVRIHSQETKEIKGTGLGLYISKSLAKLMGGDIWFESEEGKGTTFYFKIPLEKGRKKTEEELKALQIKPPAEKKLDNFSNIKILAAEDEPINRKLLQKIFEKNFNIKDIDIVENGFEAYKKAIKNNYDIIFLDIQMPVMDGFEALERIRKAGIKTPVYMLTADAYKDTETKAMKLGANGYITKPIELDKLTEILREIKKK
- a CDS encoding HD domain-containing phosphohydrolase — its product is MEKVIKILIVDDEPFNVNLMDKLVRKAIKRSFSIFDFKITKTVSPTEALESIKSSPPHLLITDIMMPEIDGYQLIKEVRKLYNMEELKIIVVTSLEDRDSRIRALLAGANDYTVKPVDAVEFPIRIMNNIKLIENYLLLKDRTLLLENAVKEATKEIREREREIIFRLAEATEYKDAFTGNHIHRVAEYCKLIAEGYGCDKSFIESIYIASPLHDIGKIAIPEKILGKPGKLTQEEFEIMKKHTIYGANLLKGTKIPLLQFAQKVALYHHEKWNGKGYPEGLKEKEIPLEARITAIADVFDALTSVRPYKKAFPFEKAMEIIKEEIGKSFDPELATIFIEEEKEVYKIYKTFSSLKGEVEDATV